In Fragaria vesca subsp. vesca linkage group LG5, FraVesHawaii_1.0, whole genome shotgun sequence, the genomic stretch CATCACCACCTCCTCTGTTAACGAAAGTCGCTGCATCAATTGACCCAACTCATCTTCCATCTTGCATAGACCAGCTATTGCTTGATTCCACCAGGCACCACACCGTGCCACCAAAGATAACATATGTCGAGAACGATCTCGTCGTAAACAATGGAACGAACTGTAATTTTGTCCCGATGTAAATCTCGGCAGCAAAAACCCCAGCTCTGTTTTCGCTCAAGAAAGAGAGAGAAAGAGAAAGGACTAGTCCGGTAATATTCTTCTTTGAAAAAGGTTTGTATATTTAGCATTTAAGAGTATGTGAATAACATTTCTCATATATATATATATATATATATATATATATATATATATCTAAAAAAATAAGAATCAAACTAATTATTAACCATAATTATCAATTAACAATTAATAGAGTAATGGACTACTTTAATGGATTAAAAGTCCCACCATGGCACCATCCTCTCAGACCCAATTACATCCTTAAGCCCAAACATTAGGGCCAATATATCAAATATGTTTTATGACGTCTAGAAATTAAAGAGAACATGGACACATCTCCCACCCTCTTCCCTTTCGTCTCTCTTATATGTTTCCTCCCTCATAGTCTCGTACTTCAAAGTTCGACCAAGAAAAAAGACTCATACAGTCTTACTTTAAAGATTTCAAAGACGCTGACAAAGTGACAATCCACGAAGACATTCAGGGTTTCAGATAAGAGAATTTCATCGCTCACTCCCGTTGTTTCTTTGCCAATTTGATTTCAACAAAAATTAAACCCTGCATGTCTTCATCCTACGCTCTTCTCCTCCCTTAAATCCAGTGGCGAATCTAGGAATGAAATGTGGTCTAGGCTAAATTCCTCTCTTGTATGTAAATTTTTTTAGCCAATAATGTTTCGAAACAAAATCATAGAAATAATATTGTATTGAGAAATTTTATTCACACACTCTTAGGGGGGTGTATTGTATATGGAATTAGTGGAAGTTTTAAAGAAGTCTATGGAATTTGAAAGTCTAGGTGTATTCAATACAGATTTTTAAAAGTCCATCAAAGTCTGGGTGTATTCAACTAGATTTTAAAAAATCATTATGAATTCCACCAAAATTCAGGGGTATTCAATTAAGACTTTTTGAAATGAATAGAAGTTTAGATGTATTCAAAATATCATTCATACTTATGGAATTAATAACTCATGGATAATTGTGGACTTTGTAGTGTAAATTACACACACCAAACTCCAATATTTTTCCATCCACTAGAGCAAAGATTTGGAAAAGTCTATGACAGACTTTCTCTTTACATGTGAATATGTTGATCCTACAATACATCATCTTTTTTTATATTTTATTTTATAATATTTTGTGCTATCAATGTTCTATTCTACCTATTCTTTTCAATGTTTTTTGAATGTTAATATTTTGTTGTATTTCAATTGTAATGCTTGGAATCCTCGATAACCTAAAATATTATCTACTAACTATTGATATTAGAACTACATGATCATTTATTATTATATTAGCGTACATGAATTAAACTTGTGAACATCTAATGTCCCACTTTATAATATGTGTTTTTGGTTTACGTACTATGCGTGTTGTTAAGTTAATATAATTTTTTTTGTTACCTATGTTTATGTATTTCAATCAAATATTATAAATGTATGCATCGAAATTAGATAGATGAACACTCAACTTATAATCGGTGTCATTATGTGTTTGTCATTGCATCTTTATTTTTTGTTCATTTCCTGTAACTCTGTAAGTATTAAGAAATCTACATAAGTCATTCATATGAAATCTGTAGATTTCAGAAATCAGTGAAAGTCTATAATTAAAAAATCTATGGTTTTAAGAAATCAATGAAAGTCTATGAACTTTTTAAAGAGTCTGTAGACTTTTTCAAAAAAGTCAATTGATTAAAAATAACTCTGTATGAATCCAAATGCAATACACCCCCCTTAAATACTAAATACACATACCTTTTTTTATATGTCTAACATCAAAAAGTTTAAGTATACTAAATTACCAAAAGATGTCTATATTAATTAGAAAATATTATTGAAAACTTGAAATACACTACATCTCGCTATAATGTTTTCTTCTCTCTACATGAATGAAGTTTCTAATGAAACTTGTATTGAGAAGAAGCTAAAGTTCTTATTTACTGTATTCGATATACATTGGTATTTATACATACAAAACCCTTGTAGGGTTTGCTAACCCTTATTGTACTAGGTAAGTAACTAATTACAATCAATCTAGGATTCTATCATTAAAGATAGTATCAACTAACTGAGGCTATGCGATATAATCAGATCATTTGCTTTAATACTCCCCCTCAAGTTGGAATGGATGTTGATGACACCCAACTTGCCAAGTAATGATCCAAACTGCACAGATTCAAGTGGTTTAGTAAAGAGGTCTGCTGGCTGTTCTTTAGTTCAAACGTGCATAGGTTTAATCATACCTCTTTGAATCTTCTCTCTAACAACATGGCAATCAATCTCGATATGTTTTGTACACTCATGGAATATCGAATTCGTAGCTATATGGAGAGCTGCTTGATTGTCACAGTATAGCTTAATAGCTAGGCTGCAGTTGCTTGACACACAAGTCATTAAGTAATCTTCTAAGCCATGTGACTTCACAACTCATTGTAGCCATGGAACGATACCCAGCTTCAACACTGGATCGAGACACTGTAGTTTGCTTCTTAGTTTTCCAAGACACTGGTGCATTGCCTAACATAACACAATAACCTGTGATAGATCTTCTTATGTCCTTGCAATGTGCCCAATCTGCATCACAATAAGCTGTTAGTTCGATGTTCCCTGTAGATGACAGAAAAATGCCATGTCCTGCTGTCCTCTTTATGTATCGTAACACCTGATGAGCAGCAACTAAATGTGGTTCACGTGGTTTATTCATGAACTGACTCAAGATATGTACTGCATATACTAGATCCGGCCTTGTGATTGTCAAGTAAATCAACCTTCTAACAAGTCGTCTATACTGTGAAGGATCTGTGAGCAATTCACCGTCACCTTGAGTCAAAGACAGGTTCTAATCGACAGGAAATAGTGAGGGTTTTGCAGCCAGGAAGCCTGTGTCTTCTAGTATTTCAAGAGCATACTTCCTTTGACAGATTGCAATCCCACTCTTTGAACGTGCCACTTCTATTCTTAGAAGGTATTTGAGTTGTCCAAGATCCTTAAGCTTGAATTGGTTGGAAAGGAATGTTTTGGTGGCAGTGATATCGTCGAGACTATTTCCTGCTAGAATTACGTCATCCACATATACAAGTAAGGCAGTAAACTTACTTCTATGAGCTCGAACAAATAATGAGTAATCTGACCATGACTGATGAAAACCAGCTGCTTTGAGTGCCATTGACAACTTGATGAACCATTGTCTACTAGCCTGCTTCAAACCGTACAGACTTTTATGCAGTATACAAACTCTAGTCTCCCCCTTTCCACCGAATCCAGGTGGAAGTTTCATGTACACTTCTTCATGCAAATCACCATTGAGAAAGGCATTGTTCACATCAAGTTGGTGGAGATGCCATCCTTTGATCGAGGCAAGACTAAGAAGGACACGAACTGTTGTAAGTTTAGCAACAGGGGCAAACGTCTCTCTGTAATCCACACCCTCAATCTGACTAGAGCCTTTTGCAACAAGTCTTGCCTTGTACCTCTTAACACTGCCATCCGGCTTAAGCTTGACCTTGTAGACCCATTTGTAGCCTATAGGTCTCTTGTGTGGAGGCAAAGGAACCAAGCTCCATGTGTCATTGCTTTGAAGGGCATCAACTTCAGCACGCATGGCTGCTTGCCATTCCAGAATTCGAACGGCCTGTGAGAATGAAGCAGGTTCTTTGTGTGTGGAAAGGTTAGCTTCAAAGACTCTATGTGAAGGTGAAAGACGATGATAAGAGATGACATTAGCAAGAGAGTGAGGAGTACTTGACGGCGGTGAAGACGACGGGAGAGACCGAGAGGGTAGTGCTGCATCAACATGGAAATCTCGCAAGAATGTGGGCACTTGAGTTGGTCAAGATGACCAACGAGGCTGAGGAGCAGGATGGGAGGGTGGTGGACTAGGGTTTGGAATAATGTCCAGGGTTTGTGCTTCTGGTTGTGTATTGGACATAGTAGGGTGCACAAGTGTGGGTGTAGGCAGCGGAAGATTAGAATGTGGAGATGGTATTGTACCCGGCGCACAAGAAAAAGAAGATAGGTTGTCTAGGAGAGATAGCATGACAGGCTGGCCTGGGTTGAGAGCAACCTTGGAGCCGCACGGGTCAAGTTCCGCTGCATATAGAGTCGGCCGGTGACAGTTCTTCCCCACACTCTCAAGGTCGCACCAACGAAAGCTACTAGCACATGAGTCTCACATCTCATGACTTACCGATCGCTTCCCTGTGTCATGGTACTCCCTTAGACACTCGCCCAACCGATAGGCTTTCTTGTCAACCAGGCTTATGCCAACCCCTTGCTGACCACGTGCACCTTACACCTTGTAGCAAGCGGCATAACAGTACACCAGGGCCTAGTTGGCCAACACCTTCACTCCTCGGGTCATCCTTCTTAGGAGCTTGCGCCCCTTCCTCGCCCCAAGGCTTGTCAGGGAGGTGAGCCATACTATGGCTCACCTCCTCCATCTTGCCAACCGTATCCGTCATGCTTGCCAACATGTTGCTAGGGTAGGCAACTATATTCTCAATGCCCACCTTTGGCTTCCATCCGACTAGCATGGTGTCGCCCTTCCGTGCTTGCTGGCAACTCTTCTCTTGGGCAAAGGCCGAACCTAAACCTATGCCCGCGTCGCTAGCTCCGTGGCCAATGAGCACCACGAGGTCTCGACATATATTCATTTAGCCCACACGTCCGCCCATGCCGATGGCATAAGGACCGCTCACATATGAACCTCGCCACCGACACGACACCGTAATATCGACCTGCCGGCCGATACTGTCCATGAGACGTCCTGACTCATGGAGACGCATGCCGCCCCTTTCTGACGACATCCGCCCGGTTCCTGGGTCCGCAAGGTCCCCAGGAAAGACTCGCTTAATGCCCCTTGAAGGCCAGCACCGAGGGTGGTAGAGAGTCTGACACCAGATACCCCTCTAAAAAGCATAACGGGCAAATCCTCATTTGGCTGGAGGAAACATGGAAAAGCCGAGGAGGACAACCTCTCATAACTAATTCATGCGACCTCATGGAAATATATCGTCAAGTGTGTTGAACTCCTTTCGACGATCCGGACAACTTCCTTGTTCAGGTTTTTCCCAAATTCCCAACCGAAGTGCCTCGAACCATAAGTTTCACTTAATTACGATATTACCACTCAACCCCCAGTTAGCCCTCATGCATACCATCGACATACCCCTCTGGGCCATCATCTCCCACGGAGTGTCACGGTAGCATAACCCCTTTATGCGGACCGTGACACCCTCCCCCATTTAACTTGTCGATGCTCGATCTTCATTGACTCGAGACTGCACTTTCCTTTAGTGCAGCTTTGTGACATCACCACCACGGGAGCTTGGACATCGCCCCTATGGAGTGTCACGATGGCACCACCTCCTGTGCAAATCGTGACACCCATCACCATGAACATCTTGGACATCACTCCTTGTGGAGTGTCATAATGGCACCTCCTTCTATGCAGATCGTGACAAGGAGTAACCCAAGTTGGATAATCATCGAAAACCCTAAACATGTGTTTAGTAGAAACCCTAGCCGAAGGAGGATACTATGTTTGATCGGGATTTGTAGGCGGAGAAGGAGACTGTATTTCGAAAGGGAAGACTGTTTCTGGAATGTGACGTCGCGTGAGATGAAAACATGCTCTGTCTTTAAATCATAAACCCAATATCCTTTTTTCCCATGCGGATAGCTAAGGAAAATGCACTTGGTTGCTCTAGGATCAAATTTGGTGGGTTTGTGAGGATGTCACACAAACAACCAAACACTTTGAGATGAGTGTAGTTAGGAGGTTTGTTGAACAATTTCTCGAAGGGGCTGTGTCCAGAGAGTTGAGGTGTTGGTGTGCGGTTTATGAGATAAGCAGAAGTGAGAATGGCATCACCCCAAAAGGATTTTCGTAAACTTGCTTGGAAAAGAAGTGCATAAGCTACATTGAGTAGATGGCAATCCTTACGTTCAACAACACCATTTTTTGTGGTGTGTTGACGTAACTCGTTTGATGCACAATACCTTTTGAAAAGTAAAAACCATCCATTTTGAACTCTAAACCGTTATCACTACGAACTATTTTGACATTCTTTTCAAATTGAGTTTCAGCAAGTTGAATGAAATCAACAAGAAGTTTTCTAGCTTCAGATTTTTGCACCATTAAGTAAACCCAAGTACACCTAGTGAAATCATCGACAATGGTAAGAAAATATTTAGCTCCAGAAATTGAAGGCTCATGGTATCCTCCCCAAATGTCAACATGGATTAAAGAAAACGGTGACACACTCGAAATTGTACTTAACGGAAAAGAACTTCTTGTTTGTTTGGCTAAAGGACAAACTGGACACTAGCTTGCATCGCAAGACTTATTTGACATGAAAGGAAATAAAGAAAAGACTTGTCTCGAAGGATGACCTAGACGTTGATGCCAGAGATTACTTGATGAACTGTTGACGGCATGCATGTTCCTTGCTTGGTTTTGTTGAGACAGTATAGTCCTTTCCTCTCATGGCCTATCCCAATCGTCTTCCCCGATCGTAGGTCTTGTATGAAACAAACTTGTTTGAGAAATATTGTGATACAAAAAGAATCATGGGCAAGTTTGCTAACAGATATATGATTAAGGTAAAACATTGGGACACATAGAACGTTTTGTAGTTTGAACTGAGGAGAGAAAACCATTGTGCCTATGTGAGTTACCCTAGCATGACTACCATCAAGAAGTTTGACAAAACGTTTTTGGGTAGGAACTACATGGGTGAGCAAGTGAGGATGACAAACCATATGATCAGTGGCACCACTATCCAATATCCATACACTGGTCTTTGTATCATTACGGAAGCCAAAAGCTTTATCTGAGAGTTCCTCATAAGATGAGTTATTACCAGCTTGATTTGCCAATACAGTGCCGTTTTTGTTAAGGAGCTCAAAGAGTTCATTGCACTCTGCCTTCGAGAAAAGGAAGCTCCTTGAGCCGCCTTCCTTGTCAAACAGTGAGGACACATTGTTTCCTCTAGCATGTGCTTGTATGCCTTCCAAAGCTGCCTTTCTCTTTCTACAATCTTCAATCACATGACCTTTGAAGCCACAGAAAGTGCACTTAAGGTGTGCTTTGCAATTCTTAGTAGAGTGAGTATCTTTGTTGCATTTGACACACTTCCTCCTTCCTTCAAAATTCTCTTCATGTGCCGCATTGCGCACTGCATAGGCCGCGCCCTCAGGCTGTGCAGGGGCTCCTTTGCTGCCGGTCATGGCTTCTACTTGTTTTTCATGACGGAGTGCCATGGCAAAAACCTTGTTCACTGTTGGTAGAGGATCGATAGCAACAATGCTTCCATGAATTAATGCAAAATTGTCATTTAATCCCATGAGAAACTGCATCATCATTTGAGTCTTGATGTAGTCGTTAACCTTAATCCCCTCTGCACAACCACAAGTTGACAAGCCACACAAGGCATCCCTTTCATCCCAAAGACCCTTCAACATGTTAAAGAAGGCTGTGACCGTCTCGGTGCCTTGTTCACAACCATGAATTGCACTCTCAATGTTAAAGAGTTGCACAGTATTGGTTTGACAAAACTGTTCTTGGAGCTCAAGCCAAATGTCTCGAGCCGTCTTGTAGTGTTTCACACTTCCATAAATTGCCTTCGACATGGAACCAATGAGCCAGGTTTTAACTAGCGTGTCACATCGATCCCACTGCTGCTGTTCGTTGTCTTGAATAGTTGGTCTAGGGTTGCTGCCATTCACGAGTCCAACCTTGTTTTTGATGGTCAAGGCCATCGTCATAGATTGACTCAGTTCCGAGTAATTGTCTTCTACGAGTGACTGAGGTACGAGTATTGCACCTAGCTGGTCAGAGTAGTGAAGGTAGAGTTGATGGTTAGGGTATTCTCAGGGTTCTGGTTTACAGACAGGGGCTGAAGTCGAAGCCTCTTTGAGGAGTGACTCCTTCAGAAGCTCAAGTTGTAGAGCAAGCTTATGGTCCTGTTCGTTGTAGTACCCCGAAACTTAGCACAAATTATATAGCACACTAAGGCTCATTAACCTTAGATGGTAATCCAAATATCTTCTAAAATATTCATTTTAGAAGCCAATGACTCTAAGTATCATACTTACAAGATAGGTATTTTTATTAAGTATTAGAATTTGAGTAAACTACTTAAATATCTTAACCTTTATTTCTTACATACAATCGATACTCGTGATTGAATTTAAGATTCGTGTTAGTATTGCTTTTATCATGCATACTATTCTAATCTTAAATATTACTAACACATTTACAAGATCTTAAGAAAGGAAAACATCATATTCTTTTACTTATTAGCTTGAGTAGATATATATCTATATATACATATATAAATATTTGTGTATCTATAGATTCATGTCAATACATATATAAGGTATACCTCATATATAGATTCATGCACTAGCTGATTTTTCTTTTACCCCTCTTACTATTTTTGGTTTTCTTTGTGAACAATCACCCTAACTAGCTAGACTATCACTCAAATTTAATGTTTGGCCTTTTAAGTCAAATAAAATTGCTGGAAATTAATTTACAATGCATGCTTCATGGCCTATTTATACTTGGGAGCTGCAACATCTTTTCTTCACACTCCAACATCAAACGTAAAGATGATCACTAACTCCCTTAGTTGAATAGAAAAGCTCCCACACCAAAATATCCTATCATTCACTCTTTTTCTCTTGAGAAGTTCTCTCTTTGTCAAAGAAGTCCAACCTTGAGTCAATACCCAAATCCTCACTTCACTTCTGAAAATTTAAGAGTAAGTACATGGTTACATTCCTATACTCTTTTGTCTTTAAGATTATCAAAATGCATAACTAAGGATAAAATGGAAAAGAATATGTTTTCGACAAACTTATATTTTCGTATATAATTAAATATCACTTTGTAAAACTTGATCACAGTATTAGATTCTTCATGAAAAATGCTTCTGTTTAGGCTTTTGAATCACTTAAAAAGGTTTAGAAACGAAGAAGTTATGGCTAATCAAACTTCCAAACTAATAAACTTGCTGAAAATCCCTTACAACTACCACAAGTTCAAAATTTCATATCTCACTCATTTCTTAACCATTATCTACAAAATTTATATCAAATTGAAGCTTAGGATCTCTACTTTAAATCTGGAAAGTATCAGAAGCAATGATAAAATATAAAGTACGTAAAGACTTAGACATCAAAGGTAATATAAAGGATATCAGCTATCTGCACTGCTACTGGAATGACTCTATGACTTCGAACTGGATTATATGACTTATCTCAATGGATTACTTACGAAAAATCCTTTGACATGGACTCCTCACTTGCCTAATTTGGACATAAATTGAATGAGATATGAAAATAATAAGTTGACGGTTTTTTGGACAAGGATTTCCCTCACTATGGGAAATGTGACTATTAATTCTTTGACTACTAACTAATATTTTCTGTTTATTTAATTTAAAGTACATTTACTTTATTCCACATTTACTTTCAAGTTTATTAAATTGCTTATCTTGTGCATACCTTAAGTTATTGACAATTTTTAAAGTATATTGATGTACGGTTATATACTTTGTTGGTCTTGAAGTAAATTGTCGTACTTACTAAAGTTTGCTATATTTTATTGACGTAATTATATTTGGAGATGTGAAGCCGGGTGATTAGTACTACCCGTGCTTAATGAATTACTGGTAAAAGTGTTTTGTGATTTGTGATTTGTGGAGTTAACCTGGGCCCTAGTCCCTACAGATAGTGCACTATTATACTCATAGGAAGAAAGTGTCGACCTTGAGTATACATACTCTGGTATTGTCCTTGGTACGCTGCGGCATATCCGTGTTTTGGTATAGTGGACCTAGCACGTGATCTTTATGATTTATTACCAGTTTC encodes the following:
- the LOC101307215 gene encoding uncharacterized protein LOC101307215 — its product is MALTIKNKVGLVNGSNPRPTIQDNEQQQWDRCDTLVKTWLIGSMSKAIYGSVKHYKTARDIWLELQEQFCQTNTVQLFNIESAIHGCEQGTETVTAFFNMLKGLWDERDALCGLSTCGCAEGIKVNDYIKTQMMMQFLMGLNDNFALIHGSIVAIDPLPTVNKVFAMALRHEKQVEAMTGSKGAPAQPEGAAYAVRNAAHEENFEGRRKCVKCNKDTHSTKNCKAHLKCTFCGFKGHVIEDCRKRKAALEGIQAHARGNNVSSLFDKEGGSRSFLFSKAECNELFELLNKNGTVLANQAGNNSSYEELSDKAFGFRNDTKTSVWILDSGATDHMTLYHPRCWPSRGIKRVFPGDLADPGTGRMSSERGGMRLHESGRLMDSIGRQVDITVSCRWRGSYVSGPYAIGMGGRVG